The window GATTGTCGCCTAACATATCATAACTCATGTAATAGAAACATTTTCTCCTAATTATTTGTGCAAATAATTGTGatcttattttttttctattttgtcaTTGGTTAGTTTACAATGATCAAGGAATTCCAGCAGCATTCAAAGTTCCTTCTGGGGCTGTGCTTCCATTTGGATCAATGGAGGATGCGCTCAAGAAAAGTGGATCACTGGAATCGTTTACAAGCCTTCTAGACAAGATTGAGACAGCTGAAATCGAAAATGGTGAACTCGACACCCTATCATCCGAGCTACAAGCAACAGTCTCGCTACTTTCACCAACCGAAGAAGCCATCAAATCCCTGAAAATAATCTTCCCCGAGGACGGCCGGCTGATCGTCAGGTCCAGCGCCAACGTGGAAGACCTGGCCGGGATGTCAGCTGCAGGGCTTTACGAGTCCATCCCCAATGTCAACCTCTCAGACCCAACCAACTTCGGGTCCGCGGTAGCGCGGGTCTGGGCCTCACTGTACACTCGGAGGGCCATCCTCAGCCGCCGGGTGGCTGGCGTGCCCCAGGGGGACGCCAAGATGGCCGTCCTGGTGCAGGAGATGCTGGAGCCGGAGCTCTCTTTCGTGCTTCACACCGTCAGTCCCTCAGACCACGACACCAGGGTCGTTGAGGCCGAGGTAGCTCCAGGGCTGGGCGAGACCCTTGCTGCAGGCACCCGTGGCACCCCGTGGCGTCTCTCGTGCGACAAGTTCGACACCGACGTCGCCACCCTGGCCTTCGCCAACTTCAGCGAGGAGATGAGGGTGCTTGGCTCAGGCCCCGCCGACGGCGAGGTGGTGAGGCTCACCGTCGACTACAGCACGAAGCCGCTCTCCGTGGACCGGACCTTCAGGCAGAAGTTCGGGCAGCGGCTCGCCGCCGTGGGGCAGTACCTGGAGCAGAGGTTCGGGAGCGCCCAGGACGTGGAGGGCTGCATGGTCGGGGAGGACATCTACATAGTGCAGAGCAGGCCACAGCCGCTGTAGAGTCGTCATCAGTAAAGTTCAGACGATCGAAGTTTTGTTAGGTGAATAAAAATTCGCCGAAAATCCTATGGGTTTTGTAATAATGCGCGTGGGGTAAAATAAATCGGGTATAAGTCCCCCGCCGGCGAAAACTGACTGATCTGAATAATGGGTCGAATTGTATTTAACTTTTTGGGATGTGAACAATGATTTTGTTGGAAAAGTAGGCAGTGTGAGTTCCTACTGTGGTCCAGGAGCAGAGCAGAGAAGGGCGTCAAAACTCTGGAATGGTGTGCCTGGGGTGCAGATTGCAGACTTTCGATTTTTGAAGTTGGAAATTTATTTGAAATGCCTTGAATTTTGGTCGAATAGTTCGCCtgctatttaaaaaaatgtttgttttCTTTTTGTAGAGTAAACGTCTGTGGGGTTTCTCAGCCTAAAATTGCAGGTTTGTGCTCCATCGACGGTACTATACCTTTGTACATGCTCCAAAAGCAACATAGTTGATGGTACAATCCTACCCTACCTACTAGTAGTATTTTTGTTATAACTTGTTTTTCAAATTTAAATAAGTATTGGTAAACAAACGGACGACAAGATTGCCTATTTGAAATTAAGTAAAAATGTAGTGGCAAACGAACGGTCAAGAAGATCAGACCGCCACTTGTAGCCTCCTCCCTCCTAACGGCAAGTCTAACCGATCCCCTATAAATAAAGGAGGATCCGGCCGAGTAAACTCTTGGTGGAGTAAACCCATGGCAACTTGACTCGGCTGATCGAGCGCCGGGAATGGAGATCGTGAAGTCGTGGCCACGGTCATGTGGCGAGTCGTGCGCAGGAGGTTTTTTTTTTAAGTGCGCGGGAGGTAGGTGGAGAAGCTCACGCGCGAGCCCTACCTGTCAGCGAGAGAATGGGAGAGGGGCTGTGAGGCGAGGTGCGCTGCATTGGGATGCTGCTTCTTTAGGTGGGTTGGGCCCTTGGGGTCAGTTCTTTTACTGGCTTCTCGAATAAGCTACCCCGTTCCTAGCTTATTCTAGAAGTCCAatcaaatttatttatttatttcaaaaaaatcaattttttttttaaATCTACTAATTAAGACTTGATTAGTAGCCTTCTAAATTTTTTTTTACTAGGCTTCTAGAATAAGCCGGGTAGAGggcagcttattctagaagcctaAAAAGGCCACCAAAAGAAACGTCcattaatctaggttagttaggatttttttattttatttcctttctgGTTCCTGTTTTCTCTCCAATTTCATTTCTGATTTTAATTACCATTTTATTTCAAAACAAACTTGTTCTATAGTCATTGAGAAGTGTTTACATAAGTTTAGACATTTATTCAGGGCCCTTTGGTAAACTATTTTCTGACCATATTTTTATATATCCTTGTTTGACATTTTTCCATTTGATTCATTTCCACTTACAAGTTGGGCTTCCTTTGTTATTTGAATTTCCTGAATTTTCCCATCCTGCCCATTTCAaatatttgttaatatttttttcaaattcttTTAGCATTTTAATCACTTCCTTAACTTACCCCTTTAGAGTTCTTTTTTAACTTTTGAAAGTTTGAATTGGGGTTTCGACTATTGGTGTGGGCTTTATGGAACTATTTCCTTCTTTAGACAAGCACACGAGCTCACACTCAACATGTGGCTCAACTCTTAAGTTTTTGAATGATCCCTAATGGTTATTTGGGGTTTCTAATAATCCTCAAGGTTATTATTTGAGCCACACTTTTATTCAATTCAAACAAACACATATCCTAAGTTTAGATAATAGTAACCAATATCAAAAAATTTAAGAAAATTTGAATTCCCTTTAGAAAAACTTATGATATTACAATGTTATTTGTAGAAATTGACGAAAGCTTGGCCAACATTTTGGGTGATTCGTTTAGGCAAGCAAGTGCTCTTCGTTTTCTTCGTCTCACTAACATGCCAACTTATATGGAGTCCTTGTTACCTAACTTCTCAGCACCTTTCCGCCAATGATACTTATGTCCGGGGGCCAACGGTGAAGTTTAGTGTAGTTTGGGCCCGGGGGAGGGGGGCATGGCCTTCTGCCTTGGACATATCTATGAAGGAAAAACAAATAGAGGGCTTAGATTGAAGAAAAATTAGTCTCTCCCCTACAATTACCACCTTCTATTCCAACATTTTATCAATAAAGTGTCCTAGATCTACGTTCATGGTACGATTGTCATGATTTTTCGAGAGACTTGAGCAACCTTAGCAAATTATGTCGTTTTTATACCCCATGTGATGAGCTTCATTTTGATATTTATAATGTGGGAAAAGTTAGACTCCTAGAAGAGTTGAAGTATCTAGACTCAATGGGGAAAGTAAAGGATGTGAAGCAAATCAACTAGCGCATTTAACCAAAGTAAGGGAGCTTAGCATCTATAACCTTGAGAATATACACACGAAAGAAGAATCAAACAAAGCAAAAACGATAGAGACAATCTACTTTGAGAGGTTACATTAGATTGGGATACTAAGCGGTCTAATACCGAGCCTTGTGTCGAGCAatcattcttgaaagccttcaaccACATAGATAACTTCAAGAGTTGTGCATTAATGGTCGGAGAGGCTCTTCTTGTCCAACATGGCTAGGTGATAAGTTCATTGTTGAATCTCTTCATTCTCTTCAGCTCATTGGTGTCGCTTGGTAATATTGAAGCATATTATCATAATGAAGGAGTTTTTTATAGAGCAAAGCTTTATTAGGATAATAGCTCTTGAACTTGTTGGCTTGGGAAGTTTTGAAAAGTGGATACCATCACATGACACTCATCATTTATTTTCCCTTTTGCAAGTACTGCTTATTAGAGACTGCCCTAAACTATTGGAGCTTCCATTTTCGAACCACattgtttgttggaaatatgctctagagggaataataaatgtattattatatttccatgttcattaTTAAGTTTATATTTATGTGCTATAGTTGTATTGGTTATTGAATATAATATCCAAAGGAAAAACCAAATGCATGGGTGGAAATGTAAATACCAATTGATCCTTAGTCTTGCCTCAGAGACTAGCTCATGTATTGACGATGATATTGTTTCCCTGATCATGAGCATTGTTAGGATGCTATCAATAAATGAGAACAACATCATCGTTGGAACAATGGAGTTGGATAGACCCAGCTTATGATGTTTTCTGACTATGGACCCAACATATGAATTACTGAGAGCTATTTTTGTTGTTATGTTATTGCTAATTTCATATAAAGTTTTCATGATTGcctagttccttagaccatgagaatatTGTATATCAACATACCGTATAGTTACTTTGGGGTTACCGAATGTAACTTCGTAACTGGATGTGAATAAAGGTGACTTACGAGTATACTGGAAAAATATGTCTCAGTACCGATAGTTCAAGACCGGGATCCTCTCATGGTAGAGAGATACTCTCTAAGCCCACTTGGTCTTACTATATCTTTATCGTCTGGTCAGACACTGGTGACTATGATCACGGGATATCGGAACACAAACACGAGTAAAGAGAACAAATCCGATAACGAGAATAACCGGTATAGTGATCAAAGTATTGATAACTCCACTAAGTTTTACTCAACTCCTATTATATAATGGAGTaaatttttgttttttctaaactTATGCAATTCTAGTGTACATTGCAACTACATATTAGCACACATATATAAAAATAAACATAAATATGAATGTTCAAGCAAATCACGAATATAGTTTATAAACTGAATTCAAAGTTTACAAACTAAATTATTCAAATCTGAACACACCAAATGGTCATATAACAAATAACATGTGATAGAACAACTAGAAAGCGCTATGACATTGCTAGTGATGCTCAATAAGATCAATGTGCCCCATGGTGGATAGATGCCATCCACAAGGTACTAACCAACAGAGTAGTTGTGCCCATTGACCGAGTAGTTGCAAGCAGTTTGGTTTCGGAGTGCCCATTGACCGAGTAGTTGCAAGCAGTTTGGTTTCGGAGCAAAGTAGTCTCTCATGATCTTGGCATGGCTCTCTGCTCAACCTCTTCAACTACAATTCAAACGGCTAGGTTCAATCCAAATGGTCGGTTCAAAAAGAAACGAACGAAAAAACTCATCTAGGCAATTCGTCGAACACTTGCGGTGCGGTGGTGATGCACCGGCCAGCCGCCGTCGTTTCGACCACAACGACGGGTGACGAAGCGTGAAAATGGCATTTCACCTCGATTCCGGCGACGGCGATGGTGGACAAACGGCCTGGGCGTCGGGCAGAAGGGTGGCGAGGGCCAAGGGAGGCAACATGGTAGCAACGGGGGTAGGGGGGGGCGGTCACCGGCGAAGAGGCAGTGGCGGGGGAGAGGCGACAAAAAGACGCGAGAGTTATGGTCCAAGCGGTATCGACGTAGTAAAAATAGGGGTGTGATAGGCGCCGGAGGATAATTTATCCTCCGCTAACGGCTATTGTGGATCGGCTAGGTGTGCATTAGAGAAGGATAACCGAATTTATCCTCCTCTAACGCCGGATAGGGGATCGGTTAGAGTTGCCCTAAGAACGTCTCACGACACTCCTCGAAAACTCTTTCGTATATCCGGGCGGGGCGGACAGTCCTGACACACGATCGGGCAGAAAAAACCCATCCAACAGGACTTTTCAAACCTGTCTGAAAATCAGACGGAGGTCCGGTAGGAAAACGTAGATCTTTCCTGACATGTCGGACCCGCCCTGTCCTACAGTCAACGGTCCTCTCGTCCATTGCATTGCACCTGGGCACGCAAACGAACCAAAATGAAAGACGCGGGACCACCGGCTGACCCGTGGGGCCCACAGGCAGTCGTCCGGTGCCTGACGTGCGGGCCCGGCGAGGGATGGCCCTCACGTGCCACTGCCACTTTCCCCGAGAGCAGATCCGCCTCCGCCCCCCCGACCCAATCCCAACCTCCCTCCCCACACTACGCGCACCCAAAACCCTGCTCCCCCGCCCGCTGACATCCATGGCCCACCGCGCCCccgccgcgctcctcctcctcctcttcctgctcgtcgccgtcgccgtcgccgcgtcgGGGGAGGAGGGGCCAGGCTCGGCGTCGGAGGTGGTGGTCGAGCAGGAGGAGGCGGGGATGCTGGAGCAGCTCGCGCGGCTGGAGGCCGTCGCGGACTCGCTCGCCAGGTCCGTGCGCGCGCTGGAGGCCGCGCTCGCCAGATCCGCGGACCCGGGGCCGCTCCCGCCGGCGCGGTTGCATCAGCAGCTCGAGCAGGAGGAGGCGGTCTCCGACGCCGTGGCGGAGGAGGCGCCGGGCGGGGGCGGAGCGGGGCGGCGGGCCCCGCAGGGCGTGGCGGTGACCAAGCGCCGGCCTTTGTGGTCCGAGCGGTTCCTCTTCGCGGCGGCCGTGCGGCTCGGGGACGGCGCGCACGCCGCCGCCCAGGCCGCGCTGCCCTACGAGGACGCCGACGGCCTCACCAAGTACTTCGCCGTCGGCGACTCCCTCGGCCGCGTcttcgtcttctccgccgccggcGACGCGCTGCTCGAGCTCGGCCTGCCGCCcccgggggagtcctcctcctcctccccggtcACCGCCCTGCTCGCCTACCTCTCCCCGCGCCGCGCCGACTGCCTGCTCTTCGCGGGCCACGCGGACGGCTCCATCGCGGCGCACCGCCTCACCGAGTCCTCCCCGCACGGCGACGACTGGCTCACCCTCGCCGCGGCCTCCTCGCGGCTCCTCGTGCGCGGCCTCGACGGCGCCCCGGTCCTCCACCTCGAGGCGCACCACGCGGGCCGGTCCCGCTACGTGCTCTCCTGCGACGCGGGCCGCCGCATCCGCGTCTTCACCGAGAACGGCACGCTCTACGGAACCGCCATCGCCTCCTCCACGCCGCTCGCCTTCGTCAAGCAGCGCCTCCTCTTCCTCACCGAGGCCGGCGCAGCCTCGCTCGACCTCCGCTCCATGACCGTCCGGGAGACGCCCTGCGAGGGCCTCGCTGACGCGCTCAACGGCTCCCGCCCCAGGTCCTACTCCTTCGACCCTTCCGAGCGCTTCAAGGCCTACGGCTTCACCGACGCCGGCGACCTCGTGCACGTCCTGCTCATGGGCGACGTCGCCAACCTCAAGTGCCG is drawn from Triticum dicoccoides isolate Atlit2015 ecotype Zavitan chromosome 4A, WEW_v2.0, whole genome shotgun sequence and contains these coding sequences:
- the LOC119288125 gene encoding uncharacterized membrane protein At1g75140-like, which encodes MAHRAPAALLLLLFLLVAVAVAASGEEGPGSASEVVVEQEEAGMLEQLARLEAVADSLARSVRALEAALARSADPGPLPPARLHQQLEQEEAVSDAVAEEAPGGGGAGRRAPQGVAVTKRRPLWSERFLFAAAVRLGDGAHAAAQAALPYEDADGLTKYFAVGDSLGRVFVFSAAGDALLELGLPPPGESSSSSPVTALLAYLSPRRADCLLFAGHADGSIAAHRLTESSPHGDDWLTLAAASSRLLVRGLDGAPVLHLEAHHAGRSRYVLSCDAGRRIRVFTENGTLYGTAIASSTPLAFVKQRLLFLTEAGAASLDLRSMTVRETPCEGLADALNGSRPRSYSFDPSERFKAYGFTDAGDLVHVLLMGDVANLKCRVRAVKKAEVDSPVAIQTIKGYLLVASQDKIMVYNTSSQYYGRVGAPRPLFTTAIRDIKAVFAGSSAVMSAAPAGKPLIAADREKLVILGLGDGYIAIYRSNFPVYKPESNAVVWSGPALLFLLFLIGIWQVYVKKKDSLGWTPEETFNTSVTAPTGSILNHPASERAFADSTTRAADRSYVDGTTRASDRSYVDATARSTDRAYAEATRAVDLRGGALRSAPRRYVSPTRYAGAAGIPYRPVSAEPGLRGATPELKYRGPGMEPPGFPKKRETLFSNNQAVVDDHVE